The sequence below is a genomic window from Sorangiineae bacterium MSr12523.
GGGCGCGAGAAAGAGCGCCGTCGTGTGCGACACCGCATCCTTGAGCAGCTTCTTGTCGGCCTCCGCAACCGAGGACTTCGCCAGCTGCTTCGCGATGGCATCGAGCGTGAGATCGCGTGCGTGCGCCACGTCCTTCTCGTCGATGGCGCCATGGAACAGCGCCACGTCGGATGATGCCGGCATGCGCCAGAACGCCGGCGGCGCCGCGCCCGCGCGCTCCGGATGGCTCACCGCGAGGCGCGTGGTGAGCGACTCGTGCCCTTTGAAGCTCGCGGTCAACGTCGCATCGGCGCCGGGCTCGGCCAGCTTTCCATCGAGCTCGAGGCGATCCAAATCGATGGCGAAGTCGACGAAGTCACCCAGCGCGGCGTGTTCCAATTCCGATGCGGGGTTGTCCGTCTTCCGAATGCCGAGCACCTGCCCCATGATGCTCGGAATCAAGCTTCGGCCTTGCGTCAGCATCGGTCGGAACGGCTCGGGGGTCACCTCCACGTGCACGTCGGAGGCGTACTTCGCGCGAGGCGACGTGCGCGAGAGGTACGGCCCCAGAAGATCGAGCGCGGTCCCCGACGTTCCGCACACCAGCCGAAACGGCGCATCGGCCGAAGGGAAAATCGCGCATTCGCGGCGGTCCTCTTCCTCGTTCGCCTCTTTGGGCTCGAGGCGAATGATGCCAGCTTGCGCGGGCTTCAGCGTGAAGCTCTTTTCGAGGACCGGCTTGGACTCCTCGAGCGGGCGCAGGGCCACCGAGAGCGCAAAGCCTGGGCCCGATGACGCCTTTTTCGGATCCGTGGCCACGGCGAAATCGACCGGCCGCCCGAGATCCGCCGCTTTGGAAACGGCGGCATTGGCCACGAGCTCGGTGACCACGTCGGGAGGGAGGGGCGTCCCCGTCCAACCGCCCACGATTTGCAAGACGTCGGCCGGCTTTTGCACGCGCCCGAAGGCGAGCAGCGTGGTTGGGGCCGGAACCGCGCTCACGTCGGGGGGCGGAGCCACCTCGACGGGTTTCTCCACAGGCTTCGGCGGCGCTGGCTCCGGGGTCGCGCCACCACATGCAAGCGATGCAACCGGGAGAAACGGCAGGATAGACCTGGCAAGGCGTGCGGGGCGCGTCGAAGGTTTCATCGTCCGTCCATACCGGCATATTGCGGGCGCTCTTTCAATCTAGTTCCGCGCCCGGCTCCATGCTTAAGGAAGCCCATGAGCGGTCTCAATCCGGCCCAGAAAACGGCCGTGGAGCATCAAAATGGCCCGCTTCTCGTCCTCGCGGGCGCCGGGTCGGGGAAAACGCGTGTGATCACGCAGCGTATCGTCCGCCTTTTGGAGCGCGGCATCCCCGCGGGCACGATTGTCGCGCTGACCTTTACGAACAAAGCCGCCGGCGAAATGGGCGAGCGCATTCACAAGCTCCTCGAAGGACGGACGAGCGCCGCGAAAGGGCTGACCATCTCGACGTTCCACTCCTTCGGCCTGAATGTGCTCACGCGCGAGAAGCGCGCGCAGAATGCGGCCTTCACGATCTTCGATCAGGGCGACGCCGTCGGCACGGTCAAAGAGATTTTGCGGCAAGTCGACGCGGGCAAGCGCTTCGACGTATCGGCCATCATGTCGCGCATCTCCAATGCGAAGAACGCGTTCTTGCTGCCCGAGGAGCTGCCCGACGACGGGATGGATCCGTACGCGGAGATCACGAAAATCGTGTACCCGCGCTATCAAGCGGCGCTTCGCAATTTCTCCGCGTACGACTTCGACGACCTCGTTTGCGAGGTCGTGCGCCTGTGGCAAGCCCGGCCCGACGTGCTCGCGCGCTGGCAAGAGAAGGCGCGCTACCTGCTCGTCGACGAGTACCAGGACACGAACCGCGCCCAGTTCATGATGCTGCGCCTTCTCGCGGAGCCGTACCGCAACATCTGCGTCGTCGGCGACGACGATCAGGCCATCTACGGCTGGCGCGGCGCGGACGTGCGCAACATCCTCGAGTTCGAGGATCAGTTCACCGGTGCGCAAGTCGTCAAGCTCGAGGAAAATTACCGCTCGAAGCAGACGATCCTCGACGTGGCCAACGCGGTCATCGCCAAGCGCGTCGACGTGCGCCACAAGAAGCACCTGTTCAGCAGCCGGCTGAGCGATGACAAGATCACGATCGCCGTGGCTCCGTCGCCCGATGCGGAGGCCGCGTACACGGTACGCGAGCTGCAGCGCTGGATCCGCGACGAGAAGAAGCAGCCGAAAGACTGCGCAGTGCTCTATCGATCCAATGGCCAAGCCAAGGTGATCGAGGAGTGCCTGCGCACGGAGGGCATTCCGTACCGCATCGTGGGCGGGCAGCAGTTCTTCGAGCGCAAGGAAGTCAAAGACCTCCTGTCGTACTTGAAGCTGACCTTGAATCGCTCGGACGAGATCAGCCTGCGGCGCATCATGAATTATCCGGCGCGCGGCATTGGCGACACCAGCGTGGAGCGGCTGGCGTTGCACGCGAAGGCCAAGGGCTGGACGCTGTGGGAGGCCATCGAGCGGGTGGATGCGCTCGACGACGTCTCCGAGCAGGCGCGCCAGGGGTGCAAGTCGCTCGAGAAGATCATCGCCGAGACGCGCAAGATGATCCTGGTGCAGCAGACACCGGCCAGCGCCGTCGCGCGTTCGCTGTGCGAGCGCATCGGTCTGAAGCGCGACATCGAGGCGAGCTCGCCCACGCCCAATGCCGCGGCCAAGCGATGGGGCAACGTCGAAGGGCTGTTCAATACGCTGGCGCGCCGCGAGGCGAAGGGCGGCATGGAGCAGGCGCGCGACATCCAGAACTTCCTGCACGCGCTCACGTTGGACTTCGGTTCCGACGAGGAGACGCAGGGCAACGCCGTCACCTTGTCGACGTTGCATGGCTCGAAGGGGCTCGAGTTCGACATCGTGCATTTGATCGGCTGCGAGGAAGGCTTTTTGCCGCACCAGCGCACCTTGGACGAGCGTGCGACGGATGCTCCGACGTTCTCGGAGGACGGCAACACCTCGAAGGCGGCCGACATCGAGGAAGAGCGTCGGCTCTTCTACGTGGGCGTGACGCGTGCGCGCGACGTGCTCGTGCTCTCGCGCTGCAAGGCACGCGCGATGCGCGGTAAGCCGGTCCCGCGCACGCCAAGCCGCTTCCTCATGGACATCCCGCCCGAGCGCTTCGTCGAAATCGAGGTACGCGACGAGCCGGCCATGTCGACCAACGCGGGCCTGGAAAAGGCCAACGCGCTGCTGGCCATGCTGGAAGGCCTCGGGGGCTAGTCGCCGAAGATTTCGCGCTCGAGCAGGCCGGGGGCGACGGTGCCGCGGGTGAGGACCTCCGAATGGAAGGCCTTCAACGAGAAGCGGGCGCCGTCGCGTGCCCGCATGCGCTCGCGCATGGCGAAGATGCGCTCGCGGCCAATCAAATACGAGAGCGGCTGCGTCGGCGACTCGGTGTAGCGCTTGACCTCGTTCTGAGCGAGCGGACGCTCGAGGTGCACCTCGTCGGTGAGGATCTTCACCGCCTCCTCGTAGGTCATGCCGCGCGTGTGCAGGCCCACGTCGATGATGACGCGCGCCGCGCGAACGAGGGTCCACACGAGTTGCATGAGGCGCTCCTCGTCGGTGTAGTACCCGAGCTCCGCCATGAGCTCCTCGGAGTAGAGGCCCCAGCCCTCGGAGAAGATGCTCGGACCGGTCACCTTGCGGATGATCGACGGATGCAGCCTCGCGAACGACAGCTGCAAATGGTGTCCGGGATACGCCTCGTGCACTGCGGTGTCGACTTGATCGCCGTGATCGTTTTCGCGGAGCCACTCCTCCTGGCGCTTCTTCGGCCAGCTCGCCTCGGCCGGCGTCACGTAGAAGAAGCCTTTGGCGCCCGGCGGATCGAACGGCGGCGGAATGTCGTACGCCGCTTGCGTGGTGTTGCGCTTGAAGGTCGGCGTCTCGACCACCTCGAGCTCGTCGCCGGCCGGAAACGGAACGACGTCCTTGTCGACGAGGAACTTTCGCGCGCGGGCGACCTCACGCCGGTACGACGGGAGCAAGTCGGCCATCGTCGGGTGGTGGCCCTTCACGCGGGCGACCACGTCGCTCCACTTCTTGGCCTGCGGATCGATGCGCCGCGCGGTCTCGGTCAGCTTTTGCTGCGTCTCGTCGAAGAGACGCTTTCCCATCGCATGAATCTCGTCCGAGTTCTCATTGAGGAAATAATCCTCGTGCGTGAGAAACTCGAACAGCGCTTTGCCCGACGCGAACTGCCCATTCGAGCGCGGCAAAAGGTCTTTCTTGAGCCAGGTGACGTACCCGGCATACGCATCCTTCGCGGCGCGCACCGCGGTATTGATACGCGCCTTTTCGCCGGGCAGCTCCTTGAGGATCAGCGCCGCCTGCTCGTCGAGAAAGGTCTTTGCGCCCTCCGCCGACTCGATGCCAATCTGCGTGGCGATGCGCGACGGGTTCTTCAAGTTGGCCTTGGCCGACTGCACTTGTTGCGGCAGCTTCTCGATGCGCTCCAGCGCCGAGCGCGCGCGCTCGGGACCGGGGGCGAAGTCGCGCGCCATGACGTAGAAGATCGCGTTGAGCGGCTCGGTGTAGAAATCGGGGCGCGTCTCGTGCGGGCGAAGCGCCTCGGTGCGCTTGATGTCGACGGTGAGCGCGTGCTCCAGAATGACCAAATCCGTGAAGGCCGAACGCGATGCATGCGGCTTGGACGAGAAGCGCTGCATCAGTTCATCGAGCATCGCGCGCTGCTTCGCGACGGCGCGATCGATCCCCTCACGCGAGCGATCGTTGAGCTCCGCATCGCGCGCATGCAACCCGAGCGACGTGGCGGCCTCGGGCCACAATTCGACCACGAGGTCCACGTACTTCTTTCCATAGGCGGCTATATCCGCATCGTCCGCCGTGTCCGAGGCCCCCGCGTCCGCCGTCGCGGCGGGCTGCGCGGCCACCGGCGGCGGAGCAGGGGGCGGAGCCTCCGCCGACCCGGATCCACAAGCCGCCACCAAGGCCAGAACGGAGACACACGCGAGCGAGGAAAGCCGATTCATAGCGCAGCCATACCGCGCCAGCGCGGGGATCACAAGGTGGCGCGCAGCGCCTTTAGGCGGGTCTCGTCGGCGTTGGTGAAGTCGGGGTCCACGTAGATGTACGTGCGGCGAATGAGATTGCCTTCGAACTGGAAGACGTTGCAGAAGCGGCCCTGGTTGATGGTGCCATCCGGCCAGCTCACGCCATCGGGGGTGACGCCCCACTCCTGCCCTTCCACGGCGATGGAGTCGTCGTCCGATACGATGTAGCGCAGTCCCTCGATATCGTGTTCGAGCTTCGCACTCAGCGCCTGGAAGGCTGCGCCAAAACGGCGGACGGCATCCTTTCCTCGGGCGCGTCCGAACTTGGGAAAGAAGAACTCGACGTCGTCGGTGAAGAGATCGAAAAGCCGGGGATCGCCGTCGTCGACCCAGCGGAAATAGTTTTGGATCGCCTTCTTTCGAGCCTCGATGTCGGGAAGCACCGCCTCGCGCACGGCGAAGCTGTCCTCGAGCATGAGGTACTTCGTGATCAAGCCATCGCGAACGGTGAACTCGAAGGAAAACGGGCTCTCGATGACCTTGCCCGTGCTCGTCACGCGTGACGCGAGCTCCCCGAGGGCAACGGCGTGCTCGCCATCCACGAGAATGGAGCGCACCTCGAAGTGCAAGGACTCGATGCGCTCGCGAAGACCTCGGACGAAGTCCGCCACCCCCGCGCGCCCTTTCTTGCGGCCGATCCAGGGCACGCGCGCGGTATCGCCGGGGATGTTCCAATCGACGTCCTCGCTGAAAAGCGCCGCGATGGCTTCGGGCGGCTGGCGTTCGCGGTAAGCCTGGAAATACCGATTCACGATGCTTCGGGTCACGTCCGACATATCCCGTCCTCCATTTTTGTAATATCGACTACATAATGTCTGGGGACCTTGAACGACGGCGTCAAGGGACTTATGTATTTCTTGCTACAGAATGGCAGCAGCCCGAGGAAGACCCCGCAGTTTCGACCGCGACCGCGCGCTGGCGCAGGCCATGGAGGTCTTTTGGGCCAAGGGCTACGAGGGCGCGCAGGTGAGCGATCTCACGGCCGCCATGGGCATCAACCCGCCGAGCTTCTACGCGGCGTTCGAGTCGAAGGAGGCGCTCTTTCGAGAGGCCATCGAGTTGTACAAGAAGACGGCGGGCGCGGGCACGATGAAGGCGCTCGCGGAGGGGCGCACCGCGCGCGAGGCCATTCGGGTGATGCTGATGACCAGCGTCGACATCGCGCTCTCGGCACCGGGCAAGGCGGGTTGCCTTCTGGTGGTGAGCATCCTCCAGAGCGCAACGGAAAATAGCGGTCTGCAAGAGCACATGGAGGAGATCCGCCGCAGCACGGTGCAGGCCATTCGGAAGCGACTCGAGCGCGGCATGCGCGAGAGGGACCTTCCCGCAACGACGGACGTACGCGGCCTCAGCGCCTTTTTCGGCACGATGATCCATGGCCTCTCGCTGCAAGCGCGCGATGGCACACCGCGAAAGGACCTGCACCGCGCCATCGAGGCGGCGCTGAGCGTCTTATAGCTTGGGACGCGGGCGAACCGACTCGTACTGATCCGGCCAGCCGAGCTCCATGTAGCCCTGTTCCTCGGCGGCGGCGAATGTCCAGTTGGGGTTGCGCAGGTGCGGGCGGGCAAGCACGCACAGATCGGCGCGGCCGGCGATGAGGATCGTGTTCACCTGGTCGGCCGTGGTGATGGCGCCCACGGTCATCGTGGGGACCTTCGCCTCGTTGCGGACCCGATCGGAATAGGGCGTCTGGTACATGCGGCCGTACACCGGCTGCGCGTAGATGGACGTCTGCCCGGTGGATACGTCGACGATGTCCGTTCCCCGCTCCTTGAGCGCACCACCCAGAACGACGGCGTCATCGCCGGTGAAGCCCTGGTCGTGCCAATCGGTGGCGGAGATGCGCACGCTGAGCGGCTTGTCCTTGGGCCACACCGCGCGAACGGCCTCCACGACCTCGAGCGGGTAGCGCATGCGGTTCTCCAGCGAGCCGCCGTAGCCGTCCTTGCGCACGTTGGACAGCGGAGAGAGGAAGCTCGAGAGCAGGTAGCCGTGCGCGAGGTGCACCTCGAGCAAATCGAATCCCGCGTCTTGCGCCATGAGCGTGGCGCGCACGAAGTCGGCCTTCACGCGATCCATGTCCGCGCGGTCCATCTCCTTCGGCACTTGGCTGCGCGGCGTGTACGGGATGGGGGACGGACCGATGATCGGCCAGTTGCCCTCGTCGAGCGGCTCGTCCATGCCCTCCCAGAGAAGCTTGGTGGAGCCTTTGCGGCCGGCGTGCGCGATCTGCATACCGATGGCCGCGCGCGAGCGCTGGTGCACGAAGTCGACGATGCGCCGCCACGCGGTGACGTGCTCGGGAAGGTACATGCCCGCGCAGCCCGGGGTGATGCGCCCGTCGCGCGAGACGTCGGTCATCTCGGTCATCACCAGGCCTGCACCGCCCATGGCGCGGCTGCCCAGGTGCACCAGGTGGAAGTCGTCCACCAAGCCGTCCTTTGCAGAATACATGCACATGGACGAGACCACGACGCGGTTCTGCAAGGTGAGACCGCGCAAGGTGAACGGTGTGAACATGGGCGGCGGCGGAGGGTCGGCCGGATCGCGATCGACGATGCGACAGCGCGCGACGAAGTCCTCCGTGGCGCGCGTCACCAAGGCCGGATCGCGAACCTTCAAATTGTCGTAGCCGATTCGCTTGCTCCGCGAGAGCAGGCTCATGGCAAAGGAGAGCGGCTCGTGCCCGAGGTAACGTTTGCTCCCCTCGAACCAATGGTAGCTGTCCTGCGCGGCCTTCTGGATGCGCAGCACCATGGTGTAGCGGTCGTTCTCGTATGCCTCGAGAGCCTCCTCGATGCGCTTGCGCGTGGGTCGATCTTCGTGCACCACGCCGGTTTTCTCCAGGGCGGCGGCGAGCGCGATCGCGTCCTCCATGGCCATTTTCGTTCCGGAGCCGATGGAGAAGTGCGCCGTGTGCGCGGCATCGCCCATGAGCACGACCTTGCCGTGCCGCCAGGTCGAGTTCTTCACCGTGACGAAGTTGACCCACATCGAGCGGTTCGTCAGAAGCCGGTGCCCGTCGAGGTGCCGCGCAAAGAGGCGCTCCAGGTAGGCGATGCTCTCGTCGGTGGTGGCGCGGTCGAGCCCTGCTTTGCGCCACGAGGCCTGGTCGCACTCGACGATGAAGGTGCTCGTGGCATCGTCGAAGCGGTAGCCGTGCACCTGGAAGAGCCCATCTTCGTTTTCCTCGAAGATGAATTGGAACGCGTCGAACGTCTTCGTGGTGCCGAGCCAGATGTATTTCGACTGCCGCACGTCGAGATGCGGGCGAAACACGTCGGCATAACGCGCGCGCACCTTGCTGTTCACTCCATCGGCCGCCACCACCAGGTCGGCGTCGCGGAACACGTCGAGCGATTCGAAGTCGTCCACCTCGGTGCGGAATCGAATCTCGACGCCAAGCTCGGTGGCCCGCCGGGCCAAGATGTCGAGCAGCTTGCGGCGCGCCAAACCGGAAAAGCCGTGGCCGCCGCTTCGGATGCAGCTACCCCGGTAGTGGATGTCAATCGCATCCCAGTGCGCAAAGACCCGCGTGATCTCTTCGTGCGTCTCGCGGTCGCCCTGCTCGAGGTACTCGAGGGTCTCGTCCGAAAAGACGACCCCCCATCCAAAGGTCTCCCCGGGCGCGTTTCGCTCGAGGACCACCACTTCGGACGAGGGGTTGGCCTTCTTCATCAAGATGCCGAAGTAGAGCCCGGCAGGCCCACCCCCGATGCATGCGATCTTCATGTCCCGACTTATAACTTAACCCCGTACACGTTCCCGTTCCCGTCCACGTTCCCGATCTTTCCCGTCCGAGATTCGGGAACGGGAACGTGTACGTGTACGTGGAAACGTCAGGTCGCGGTCGTAGACGTGCTCGTGGTCGTCGGGGTGATCGCGGGCTCCGGCGACGGTGACGCCGTATCCCCTTCCTTCTCCAGCGCCGCCGCGAGCACCTCGCTCATGTCGCTCGCGAAGTGGATCTCGAGGTGCTTTCGCACTTCCTCCGGCACCTCGTCCAGATCGCGCGCGTTCTTCTCGGGAAGGACCACCCGGGTCAACCCCGCCCGGTGCGCCGCGAGGACCTTGGCCTTGATGCCGCCCACGGGCAACACGCGCCCGCGCAGGGTCACCTCGCCGGTCATCGCCGTGTCCGAGCGCACTTTTCGACCGCTCAGAAGCGACGTCAGCGCGGTGAAAATCGTCACGCCCGCCGAGGGACCATCCTTCGGCACACCGCCGGCCGGCACGTGCACGTGGATGTCCTGCCCCTCGAGGAAGCCGGGGTCCACGCCCAGCGCTGACGCATTGCTTCTCACGTACGTCAACGCAGCGCGTGCGGACTCTTTCATGACGTCGCCGAGTTGCCCGGTGATTTCCAAGCGCCCCCGGCCCGGCATGCGCGACGTCTCGATGAAGAGAATATCGCCACCCACCGGCGTCCACGCGAGGCCGGTGGCCACGCCCGGAACCTGCGTGCGCTCCGCCACCTCGCTGAAGAAGCGGCGCTTGCCCAGGTGCGTCTGCAGATCGTCCGCGTCGATGGTCAGCTTGTGCGGCTTTCCGTCGGTGGCCCGCGCCACCTCGAGGGCCAGCGCGCGCACCAACTTGGTGAGCTGCCGCGTCAACTGACGTACGCCGGCCTCACGCGTGTAGTCCGTGATGATGGCCGACAACGCCGGATCGGTCAGGTTGAGCGCATCCAGATCGAGCCCGTGCTCGCGCAGCGCCTTGGGAATCAAGTGGCTTCGCGCGATGTGCACCTTCTCGTCCGGCGTGTAGCCCGCGAGCTCGAGGATCTCGAGGCGATCGCGCAAAGGCGCCGACAAGGTCTCCAGGGTGTTCGCGGTCGCGATGAAGATCACCTCCGACAGATCGAAGGGAACCTCCAGGTAATGATCGGTGAACGTCTTGTTCTGCTCCGGATCCAGCACCTCGAGCAGCGCCGCCTCGGGCGAGCCTTGCCAGCCCTGACCGAGTTTGTCGATCTCGTCGAGCAAGAACACCGGGTTCTTCACCTTGGCCTTGCGCAATGCGTGCACGATGCGGCCGGGAAGCGCGCCCACGTAGGTGCGGCGGTGGCCGCGGATCTCCGCCTCGTCGCGCACGCCGCCGAGCGAAATGCGCACGAAGGGCCGCCCCGTCGCGTCGGCGATCGATTGCCCCAGCGACGTCTTGCCCACGCCGGGCGGGCCGGCAAGGCACAAGATGGTGCCGCGCGGATTGCGCGAGACCTTGAGCACGGCCATGTGCTCGAGGATGCGCTTCTTCACGTCCTGCAGACCGTGGTGGTCGGCGTCGAGCTTCTCTTTGATCGCGTCGATGTCGTCCTTGGCCTCGGCGCGGGCGCTCCACGGAAGATCCGCCAGGGCCTCCAGGTAGGTGCGCGCAACGTTGGATTCGGGGCTCTGCGGTGACATGCCCTCGAGCCGCTTCAATTCGCGGTCGGCCACGGCGCGCGCCTCCTCCGAGAGGCCCGCCTTGTCGAGGCGCTCGCGCAGGCGCCCGAGATCGTCTTCTTTGTCGTCGCCCAGCTCTTTCTGAATGGCGCGCATCTGCTCGCGCAGAAGCACGTCGCGCTGGGTTTTGCCGATTTCCTTGCGGACATCGCCCTCGATCTTGCGGCGCATGTCCGAAAGGGCGGACACCTCGGTGATGAGCGCGGCCACTTGGCGGAGGCGCTCGAGCACGTCGGTGGTCTGCAGGACCTGCATCTCTTTGTCGGTGGCGAGGCCGAGGCCTGCGGCAATCTGATCGGCCACGAGGCCGGGCTGCTCTTCGGTGGCCCGCACCGAGCTGCTGACGGCACCGCCCTGGCGGCCTGCCAGCTCCTCGACCCGCTCGCGGAGGACACGGGCGAGCATGCGCGCCTCGTCCGGGTTGCTCACCGGCTCGTCGACGACGCTGCCCTCGGCGATCCAATACGGATCGCTCGAGACGAGGTGCGCCAATTCGAAACGCCCCATGCCTTCCACGGTCATGCGGTATTCGCGATCGCCGGCGCGGGCGATTTGCTGCACCTTGGCGAAGGTGCCGTAGTGATAGAGGCCGTCTTCCGTCGGCTCGGTGACCGAGCCGTCTTTCTGCGTCACCACGACGAGGATGTCGCCGGGGCGAACCGCACGGGCGAGCGCGACCGACCGCTCGCGACCGAGGGGAAGCGTCACCGTGGTGCCCGGGAAGATGACCCCGTTGCGCAACGGCAGAAGCGGAAATGTGGTTCTCGAGCTCATCGAGTCTCTCCAGATCGCCCGCGTGTTCTCGGCATCGCCGTCGCGCCCCTTTTGGCGCGCTGGCTGAGAACTGGAAGGCTGAGCGATGAACGGAAAGTAAATCCGTTCAACGTTCCGTCAACCAGGTACACTCCCCTGAGACCGATGGGTACTTCGGAAGCCGAGAGACGCAAGGTCATCCTCGATGCCGCGCGGCGGCTGCTTTGTCATTACGGGCCGCACAAGACGACCATTGCGGAGATTGCGCGCGAGGCCGAGATTGGCGTCGGCACCGTGTACCTCGAATTCGCTTCGAAGGAGGCGATCATCGGGGCGCTGTCGGACCTCGAGCATGCGCTCGTTCTGGATGCGATGCACGAAGCCATCGCGCGCAAGAGAGCCGAGGGCGCAAGCTTTGCCGACCAGATCGCCGCTCTTCTCGACGCGCGCGTGGAGATGTTTCTCGCGCGCGGAAGCCAGGGCGCGCATACGAAAGATCTGCTGCACTGCGGGAACCCCGGCGTCAAAGATGCGCACCTGCGCTTCGAGGTGAGCGAGCGCACGTTGCTTGCGCACTTGCTCTTCGAGGGCGCGCAAGAGGGCGAGCTTCAAGCCTTCGCCAGCACCGAGGAAACGGCCCGCGCGCTGCTTCTGGTTTACGCCGCCTTCGCCCCGCCCAAGTTGTTCTGCAGCCCGGCCGACGAAGTGCGGCAGATGCTGCGCGCGGTGCACGAGCTGGTGAAGCACGGGTTGGTGCGGCGCTAGCGCGCCTTGGCGATCCGCATGCGACCGGCCTCGTCGGAGTCGGTCTCCGGGTCCGTCTTCGGGAGGATGCCCGAGTCGTAACGCATGCGGTCCGGGTGCATGTCGCAGAATCCGCGCTCGCGCGCCGCATCGTCGAACGACACGGATGCGCAGCGGCCGCAGATC
It includes:
- a CDS encoding TetR/AcrR family transcriptional regulator, yielding MGTSEAERRKVILDAARRLLCHYGPHKTTIAEIAREAEIGVGTVYLEFASKEAIIGALSDLEHALVLDAMHEAIARKRAEGASFADQIAALLDARVEMFLARGSQGAHTKDLLHCGNPGVKDAHLRFEVSERTLLAHLLFEGAQEGELQAFASTEETARALLLVYAAFAPPKLFCSPADEVRQMLRAVHELVKHGLVRR